A window from Prosthecobacter sp. encodes these proteins:
- a CDS encoding DUF433 domain-containing protein, which translates to MPAQIMPHIWREASGEAWIDETPYKVAHLVAEHLAHGWSAETLHENHPDLTLVQIYAALAWFYDHVEEMESQIQEREKRTEVILTKLGNTQLQQRLSRVKAS; encoded by the coding sequence ATGCCTGCTCAAATCATGCCGCATATCTGGCGAGAAGCTTCAGGCGAGGCGTGGATCGATGAAACGCCTTACAAGGTGGCCCATCTCGTCGCTGAGCATCTGGCACATGGGTGGAGCGCGGAAACGCTGCATGAGAACCATCCTGACCTGACCCTGGTGCAGATTTATGCGGCTCTGGCGTGGTTCTATGATCATGTGGAAGAGATGGAGAGCCAGATTCAGGAACGTGAGAAGCGGACGGAGGTCATACTGACGAAGCTGGGCAACACGCAACTGCAACAGCGCCTCAGCCGGGTGAAAGCGTCGTGA
- a CDS encoding exo-beta-N-acetylmuramidase NamZ domain-containing protein has translation MILPRIILPLLFCGVVHADEFDSLRNVVRQAVAKGNPPGAVLHVESGEKKMTLVEGQRAVSPAKEAMTEDTVFDAASLTKVMATLPSVLLLMEKGKIELEAEVRRYIPEFRAGITVRHLLTHTSGLRPGIPKEPVWSGYDTGIKLAVELASEGPPDRFFRYSDINFILLGEIVRRVSGIALNEFAAKNVFAPLKMDSTRFLPPEDWHPRIAPTEKDQDGVMLRGVVHDPTSRKMGGVTGHAGLFTTAGDLTKYARMILDGGAGVLKPETVKLMTTPHTISTVFERRGLGWDIDSTFSRPRGKTFPIGSFGHTGFTGTSLWIEPQTKTFVIFMSSRLHPDGNGSVRDLYEEIGTAAAQGMTFATASGPPWPRGETEVPTVLNGIDVLVRRKFGDLKGLRIGLITNQTGIDAQRRSTIDLLATAPDVRLKKLFSPEHGIRGVLDQEKIGDTKDKKTGLPVLSLYGERRAPSPEQLADLDALVFDIQDIGCRFYTYIGTMRVCMEAAAKAKKAFYVLDRVNPIGGLAVEGPAVVDEEKPTATHAIPLRHGMTAGELALMMNAERFIGCDLKVIPVEGWRRGMLFDHTGLPWINPSPNMRSLNAAQLYPGIGLLEFSVSVGRGTDTPFEVLGAPYVNDLRLAHELNKLGLSGVQFTPVRFTPTTSVFKNEACGGVRIVITDRAALKPVEAGVAIICTLQRLYPKSFALSKVNTLLNCEALVKAIKAGETWKAIEAWWGVDLAAFGERREGFLKYEQK, from the coding sequence ATGATTTTACCCCGTATCATTTTGCCATTGCTGTTCTGTGGCGTTGTTCACGCTGACGAGTTTGACTCGCTGCGGAATGTGGTGCGTCAAGCGGTGGCAAAAGGTAACCCGCCCGGAGCGGTGCTGCATGTGGAGAGCGGGGAGAAGAAGATGACGCTGGTCGAGGGGCAGCGGGCGGTCTCGCCAGCAAAGGAGGCGATGACGGAGGACACGGTGTTCGACGCGGCGTCGCTGACGAAGGTGATGGCAACGTTGCCGAGCGTTTTGCTCTTGATGGAGAAGGGCAAGATCGAACTGGAGGCGGAGGTGCGGCGCTACATTCCGGAGTTTCGTGCTGGGATCACCGTGCGGCATCTTTTGACGCACACTTCGGGATTGAGACCTGGAATTCCGAAGGAGCCGGTGTGGAGTGGTTATGACACGGGAATCAAGCTGGCGGTCGAATTGGCATCGGAAGGGCCGCCGGATCGATTTTTTCGCTACTCGGACATCAATTTCATTCTGCTGGGCGAAATCGTGCGGCGCGTGAGCGGCATCGCTTTGAACGAGTTCGCGGCGAAGAACGTGTTCGCACCACTGAAAATGGATTCGACGCGATTTTTGCCTCCAGAGGACTGGCATCCGCGCATCGCGCCGACGGAGAAGGATCAAGATGGCGTGATGCTGCGTGGCGTGGTGCATGATCCGACCTCGCGCAAGATGGGCGGTGTGACGGGGCATGCGGGCTTGTTCACCACGGCGGGCGATCTGACGAAGTATGCGCGGATGATCCTTGATGGCGGCGCTGGCGTGCTGAAACCAGAGACGGTGAAGCTCATGACGACACCGCACACTATCTCGACGGTGTTTGAGCGGCGCGGACTGGGCTGGGACATCGACTCGACCTTCAGCAGGCCGCGCGGGAAAACTTTTCCCATCGGCTCCTTCGGCCACACGGGGTTCACCGGCACGAGCTTGTGGATCGAGCCACAGACAAAGACGTTCGTCATCTTCATGAGCTCACGGCTGCATCCCGATGGGAATGGCAGCGTGCGGGATTTGTATGAGGAAATCGGCACGGCGGCGGCGCAAGGCATGACTTTCGCGACGGCGAGCGGTCCGCCATGGCCGCGTGGTGAAACGGAAGTGCCGACTGTGCTCAACGGCATCGACGTGCTGGTGCGGCGCAAGTTCGGCGATTTGAAGGGATTGCGGATCGGTTTGATCACAAATCAAACCGGCATCGACGCGCAACGACGCAGCACGATCGATTTGCTGGCAACCGCGCCGGACGTGAGGTTGAAAAAACTCTTCAGCCCGGAGCACGGCATTCGTGGCGTGCTGGATCAGGAGAAAATCGGCGACACGAAGGACAAGAAGACCGGTCTTCCCGTGCTCAGCCTTTATGGCGAACGGCGAGCGCCTTCGCCGGAGCAACTGGCGGACCTCGACGCGCTCGTGTTCGACATCCAGGACATCGGCTGCCGCTTTTACACTTACATCGGCACGATGCGCGTGTGCATGGAGGCGGCGGCGAAGGCGAAGAAGGCTTTTTATGTGCTGGACCGTGTGAATCCCATCGGCGGACTCGCCGTGGAAGGCCCGGCAGTGGTGGATGAGGAAAAGCCGACCGCCACGCATGCGATTCCGCTGCGTCACGGTATGACGGCAGGGGAACTGGCGCTGATGATGAACGCGGAGCGCTTCATCGGTTGCGATTTGAAGGTGATTCCCGTCGAGGGCTGGCGGCGCGGCATGCTGTTCGATCACACTGGCCTGCCGTGGATCAATCCGTCGCCGAACATGCGCTCGCTCAATGCTGCGCAGCTTTATCCGGGCATCGGTTTGCTGGAATTCAGCGTGAGTGTGGGCCGCGGCACCGACACGCCGTTTGAAGTGCTCGGCGCACCTTATGTGAACGATTTGCGGCTGGCACACGAGCTGAACAAGCTCGGCCTGTCCGGCGTGCAGTTCACGCCGGTGCGCTTCACGCCAACGACGAGCGTGTTCAAGAATGAAGCGTGCGGCGGCGTACGAATCGTAATCACGGATCGTGCGGCCTTGAAGCCGGTGGAAGCGGGCGTTGCGATCATCTGCACGTTGCAGCGGCTTTATCCGAAGTCTTTTGCTTTGTCGAAGGTGAACACACTGCTGAACTGCGAGGCACTGGTGAAGGCGATCAAGGCTGGAGAGACATGGAAGGCGATCGAGGCATGGTGGGGCGTGGATTTGGCGGCGTTCGGGGAGAGGCGAGAGGGGTTCCTGAAGTATGAACAGAAATGA
- a CDS encoding YebC/PmpR family DNA-binding transcriptional regulator produces the protein MGAQWKQKWREMAADQKGKITGKLVREIQVAAKLGGPHPEYNARLAAAVAIAKKQSVTRDTIERAIAKGSGTGPDAVQYETTTYEGFTPHRVPVIVECLTDNNNRTSSDIKVLFRAGSMGKVAWMFDHCGVIEAHHADKTLDIEVAALEAEADNVEPMEVEDEEAAGQLGARFFCQMTSLDAVTKALKAAGWQVTTSEMSYVPKEFPELTDEQREEVTSFLQTLDGHDDVHRVYAALK, from the coding sequence ATGGGCGCACAATGGAAACAGAAATGGCGGGAAATGGCCGCGGACCAGAAGGGAAAGATCACGGGGAAGCTGGTGCGGGAAATTCAGGTGGCGGCGAAGCTGGGCGGGCCGCATCCTGAGTACAATGCGCGGCTGGCGGCGGCGGTGGCGATCGCGAAGAAGCAGAGTGTGACGCGAGACACCATTGAGCGGGCGATTGCGAAGGGCTCGGGCACGGGGCCGGACGCAGTGCAGTATGAGACGACGACGTATGAGGGCTTCACGCCGCACCGGGTGCCGGTGATCGTGGAATGCCTGACGGACAACAACAACCGCACGTCCTCGGACATCAAAGTGCTGTTCCGCGCGGGCAGCATGGGCAAGGTGGCGTGGATGTTTGATCACTGCGGCGTGATCGAGGCACATCATGCTGATAAGACGCTGGACATCGAAGTCGCGGCGCTGGAAGCGGAGGCGGACAATGTGGAGCCGATGGAGGTCGAGGATGAAGAGGCCGCGGGGCAACTCGGTGCGCGGTTCTTTTGCCAGATGACGAGCCTGGATGCCGTGACGAAGGCCCTGAAGGCGGCGGGATGGCAGGTGACGACTTCCGAAATGAGCTATGTGCCGAAGGAGTTCCCGGAGTTGACGGATGAGCAACGTGAGGAGGTGACGAGTTTCCTGCAAACACTCGACGGGCATGATGATGTGCATCGGGTGTATGCGGCACTGAAGTAA